In the genome of Blastopirellula marina, one region contains:
- a CDS encoding DUF6625 family protein, whose product MAVVRFVVPYFGPWPVWFPAYLHTCRYNPNVEWLFLTDNESPKETECPPNVKFRPLSMDGLQALAEEKIGCPVKKNAYSQCDLRPAYGVILSEFIKDVDFWGHCDVDVIWGRLASIFTEETLDKFDIISSRRGQLAGHCSIYRNCEKVNRLFERIPSFRAVMAKEELCRMNESAMANAIRQAPDIAVYWKSQHVVDARELDRRPNGWVWESGHVMNSDAVERAYLHFMSWKRSLRQIDFSYQDAPRKFRITSRALWAGDVPMSSQVSEMIPSYSRMCRRTYNSLRLFLTGRGRF is encoded by the coding sequence ATGGCAGTTGTGCGTTTTGTCGTTCCGTATTTTGGGCCATGGCCTGTGTGGTTTCCTGCTTACTTACACACGTGCCGTTATAATCCGAACGTCGAGTGGTTGTTTCTTACGGATAATGAGTCACCTAAGGAGACGGAATGTCCACCTAACGTCAAGTTTAGGCCATTGTCCATGGATGGATTGCAGGCTTTAGCGGAGGAGAAGATTGGCTGTCCGGTTAAGAAAAACGCGTACTCTCAGTGTGATTTACGGCCAGCCTACGGCGTCATTCTTAGCGAATTTATTAAGGATGTCGATTTTTGGGGACACTGCGATGTAGATGTTATTTGGGGACGACTTGCTTCGATTTTTACGGAAGAGACTCTTGATAAGTTTGATATTATCAGCTCACGCCGGGGACAACTTGCCGGACATTGCAGCATCTATCGTAATTGCGAGAAGGTAAATAGGTTGTTCGAGAGGATTCCAAGTTTTAGAGCGGTCATGGCGAAAGAGGAATTGTGCCGGATGAATGAGTCTGCCATGGCTAATGCAATTCGCCAGGCTCCGGATATCGCCGTCTACTGGAAGTCGCAGCATGTTGTCGATGCACGAGAACTCGATCGCAGACCAAATGGTTGGGTGTGGGAAAGTGGACATGTGATGAATAGCGATGCAGTCGAGAGAGCCTATTTGCATTTCATGAGTTGGAAACGTTCGCTACGACAAATTGATTTTAGTTATCAAGATGCTCCGCGAAAGTTTCGGATTACGTCACGAGCTCTTTGGGCAGGCGACGTTCCGATGTCTTCACAAGTCTCAGAGATGATACCTTCCTACTCAAGAATGTGCCGACGCACATATAACAGTTTACGGTTGTTCTTGACAGGCCGAGGCCGCTTCTAA